CACTCGCGCTGCAACAACAGCGCAGGAGGCAAAGCCTCACACCGATTCGCGGATTGATCCCCCGCGACAGAGAAGCCCAGCGTCCTGAGCGCTGGGCTTCTCGCGTTCCTCAGGAGAATGACATGGCACAAGATAGCCCAACCAAGACGTGCGCCCAATGCGACCGGCCAGTCCGAGCGAGGGGCCTCTGCTCAACGCACTATAACCAGACGCAGAGCAACCGACACCGCAAGACGACGGTCGCCTGCGCAGTATGCGGCAACGCGGTCGCCAGGGCCACACACAGCGACCGCGCTCACGTCTGCTCAGCACCCTGCCGCGCCGCGCTCGCAGGACGTACCAGTGGCACAGGCAAGTACGACTGGGCGCGCGACGCAGCCAACCGAGCAAGGCAAGCCGGGGCCCACATCATCGAGGTCTTCACCGATATCGAGATCCACGAGCGTTACGGATGGATGTGCTACCTGTGCGGCACAGCAGTGGACCGCAGAGTTGATCCGCTCCACCCCGACGCGCCGAGCATCGACCACATGGTGCCACTGTCCAAGGGCGGACAGCACACCCGCAGCAACGTGGCCCGTGCTCACCTGCACTGCAACAGCAGCAAGCAGGACCGACCCGCACCCATGCCGCACGCCGTGTGACTCTCACGCAAGGCAAGGCGAACACAGATTCGAAGGTCGAGTTAGCCGAGTCGAACACAGACCCAGGGGGTAGGGGTCAAGCAGCCCCCACGCCGACCCGCCGGGGAGGTCGGCCGTTGGTGCGGAGGGTTCAAAAGTTTCGCTCCACCCCCTTTTTCGAACGTTGATTCGAATGTCCGTCGGTTCTGAGCGATTCGGAACTGCAGCGCGACGCTGAGGAGAAGCACATGCCTAGTGGTGGCGCTCGTAATAGGTCCGGTCCGCAGGCTGACCTGTCGTCTGGTCGGTCTGAGCAGCGTGGAATCAAGCTGGCTGCGCTCCCCGCGGGTGGTTTCACGGGCGAGATCCCAGAGTTTCCCCTGCCGATCGCGTCGGCGATCGTGTGGACGACCGATGAGGATGGGCGCCGTGCCAAGCGTGTCGATGAGGACGCCACTGAGGAGCAGCGTTCGCGCGAGCTTGAGGTGTGGTGTGAGGCATGGCGGACTCCGCAGGCGATCGCTTGGAAGCGTGAGTCGTGGCGGTGGCCGGTCATCGGCGAGTACTGCCGCCTTAAGACGATCGTGGAGCGGGACCCTGGTGCGAACGCGACTCTCGTTGGTCAGCTCCACCGTTTCCGTGACCAGATCGGCTTGACGCCGGCCGGGATGCGCGAGAACGGGTGGGCGATCGCGGTCGACGTGGTGGCGGAGAAGCGCGAGGAGCGATCGGAGACTCCGACCGCGGCGCCGGCGCGGCGGTTGAGGGCCGTCAATGGCGGACGGTGAGTTCGTCGTCGACTTCCCTACCCTCGGTGATCTTGGTGATGCGTGGATCACGCAGCACTGTCGCGTGCCTGATGGGTTCGCGCGTGGGAAGCCGCTGCAGATGTCGGACTGGCAGTTCTGGTGCCATGCGAACCGGTATCGGATTCGACCGGACGCGGTGTTCGTGCCGCCGGAGGAGGTCGGACCGGATAACCCGGCGACGCTGAACCAGGCGTTCGTTTACCGGCAGACGCTGATCGTTGGGCCGCAGAAGACGGGCAAGGGTCCGTGGAGTGCGGGTCAGACGGCGTTCGAGGCGTGTGGTCCGTCCGTGTTCGCGGGCTGGGCTGAGGCTGGCGATGTCTACAGGTGCGAGGACAACGGCTGCCCGTGTGGCTGGACGTACGAGTACTTGCCGGGTGAGCCGATGGGGATGCGGCATCCGTCGCCGCTGATTCAGATCACGGCGACGTCGGAGGATCAGGCGGACAACATCTACCGTCCGCTGCGGTCGATGATCAAGCTGGGGCCGTTGAAGGAGCTCCTCGCGGTCCGTGAGGGCTTCATCCGCATCCTCGGGTTGTCTGGTGATGATGACCTCGACCGGATCGACGTCGTGACGGCGTCCGCGAACTCGCGACTTGGTAACCCGATCTCGGACGCTGAGCAGGACGAGGTCGGCTTGTACACGAAGTCGAACAAGATGATCGCGGTGGCGGAGACTCAGCGTCGCGGTGCTGCCGGTATGGGCGGCCGGACTCATGCGACTACGAACGCGTGGGACCCGGCGATGAACTCGTACGCGCAGCAGGTGTTCGAGTCGGGGTCGGACGACATCTTCGTTTTCTACCGGGAACCGGACCTCGAGCTTCGCGGGAAGGACGGCAAGCCGCTGTCCTACCGGCGCAAGGATGACCGGCGCCGCATTCACGAGTACGTCTACCGGGGGTCCTGGTGGGTGAACCTCGATTCGATCGAGGCTGAAGCGGTCGAGTTGATGAAGACGGACGCTGCGCAGGCGGAACGGTTCTTCGGTAACCGGATCGTGTCTGGTTCGGGTTCATGGATCTCCGACATGGGCATGTGGGATGTGAAGTCGGCCCCGATCACCGTGGAGCCGCGCACGCAGCTCTGCGGCGGCTTCGATGGGTCGGACAACAACGACCACACCGGTATCCGGCTTGAAACCTTCGACCAGTACCAGTTCACGCCGTCGTACACGCTCGCGGATGTCGAGCGGAAGGCGTACTGGAAGCCGGCCGAGTGGGGTGGCCGCATCCCGCGGTCTGAGGTCATGGCCACGTTCGAGTGGATCGAGAACAACTTCACCGTGGTCCGGTTCTACCTCGACCCGATGTTCTGGGAGACCGAAGCGGATTCGCTGGCGTCCCGTTTCGGGGAGAAGAAGTACATCAAGTGGCCGACGAACCAGGTGGGCCGCATTCACGGCGCGCTCGAGCGGCTACGTGGCGACATCGGCAACGACGAAGCCGCGTTCCGGCACGACGGCGACAAGGACACCCGCCTGCACGTGCAGAACGCGATCGTGCGGGCCCGACCGGGTGAGAAGTACATCATCGGCAAGCCGTCCGAGCACCAGAAGATCGACCTCGCCATGTCGGGTGTCCTCGCTCACGAAGCGACCATGGACGCCATCGCGGCCGGTGAGTTCAAGACCCCGACAGATAACCGGATGTTTGTGTTCCGCTGACCTCATCGATTGGAGCAACCGCATGGCTGCAGCCGATGAGTTCCCGAAGCTTCAGGACATTCCCGAGTTCACACAGTTGCGGAATACGCTGCAGATCAGCCGGCAGCAGACGCGCCTGTACAACGACTACTACGAGGGCTGGCACAAGCTCGCCCAGCTCGGCCTGGCGATCCCGGAGGAACTGAAGCAGTTCACGGTGATGGTGAACTGGCCGCGCCTGGTGGTGGATTCGGTGGAGCAGCGGCTGGATGTGACCGGGTTCCGGATGCCCGGCACCGACTCCGCGGATTCGGCCCTGTGGGATGTGTGGCAGTACAACAACATGGACGAGCTCGCCGGGTTCGCTCACACGGACGCGCTCGCGATCGGCCGCTCTTACGTGTGCGTCGGCACGAACGATGACGACTCGGAGTTCCCGCTGCTGACGGTGGAGTCGCCGTACGAGATGGTCGCGATTCGTGACCCGCGCACCCACCGGGTGATCGCGGGTATGCGCATGTACGGGGAAGCGGACGTCAACGGGACGATCGTCGACAACCGGGTGACCCTGTACCTGCCGAACATGACCCGCTGGCTCGTCCTCCAGGACGGCGTCTGGGTGGATGAGGTCGACCCGGACGTGCATAACCTCGGCGTCCCGCCGATCGTGCCGTTCATCAACCGCAACCGGGCTTCCCGGGGTTTCGGTCTGACCCGGAACATCCTCGAGGGCGTGTCGGAAATGTTCGACATCATCCCGATCGCGGACTCCGCGGCACGGGCGTTGACGAACGCGCAGCTTGCGCAGGAGACCGTC
This genomic window from Leifsonia xyli subsp. cynodontis DSM 46306 contains:
- a CDS encoding HNH endonuclease; amino-acid sequence: MCYLCGTAVDRRVDPLHPDAPSIDHMVPLSKGGQHTRSNVARAHLHCNSSKQDRPAPMPHAV
- a CDS encoding phage portal protein, with amino-acid sequence MAAADEFPKLQDIPEFTQLRNTLQISRQQTRLYNDYYEGWHKLAQLGLAIPEELKQFTVMVNWPRLVVDSVEQRLDVTGFRMPGTDSADSALWDVWQYNNMDELAGFAHTDALAIGRSYVCVGTNDDDSEFPLLTVESPYEMVAIRDPRTHRVIAGMRMYGEADVNGTIVDNRVTLYLPNMTRWLVLQDGVWVDEVDPDVHNLGVPPIVPFINRNRASRGFGLTRNILEGVSEMFDIIPIADSAARALTNAQLAQETVAVPQKFALGMSKGDFVDVDGNPLPIWASYFGSIWANANKDAKVGQLPSADLSNFETMINMYARLASGIASLPIEYFGLNTQNPPSADGQRAGETRLIKKAERRQTTFGHSWEQVNQLVLRFRDGEWNTDATRMETLWRDAGTPTIAQVTDAVVKEYTSGLTDWETAQETLGRSPETIKRMKQRRQAEQAAAIGFGVQQAADLQQLGAHVQVTDQIGSDQAASGA